The Synergistaceae bacterium sequence GATGGTGGCTATTCCTATGGATGGATCCGCCTCCCGCGTCCTCTCCCAGATATCCTGGACGGACGTGGTCTTTCCCAGAAATTCGGCTATGATATGAAAGAGAGTCTCTCTCTGGGCGGTGAGGCGCAGCCCCCTGTCCCTGAGCTTACGCATGAACAAGTCCATAGAGCCGGCGGTTTCGTCTGCCATTATCCAATCCCTCCGGAAAATTTGTTTTTCCCCTTGACATGATGCCACAGAATGGTGTAGAATGCAACTGATAATTATTATCAAAGATGAAGGAGGAGATTTCTATGCCTGGAAGGGATAGAACTGGACCGCTCGGACAGGGCCCGATGACGGGTTGGGGGCGTGGATTTTGCGGCCGGGGCGCTTACGCTGGAGCCGGTTTCTTCGGCGGACGCGGGTGGCGCGGCCGGGGCTGCGGCTGGGGCTGGGGTTATGGCCGGGGGCGCGGCTGGGGTACGGGAATGCCCATGGGCGGAGTGTGGCAGGAGCCTATGAGCGAGGCTGAGGAGCGGGCGATGATGGAGCAAGAGCTCGCGATGACGGAGGCCAGGGCGAATGAACTTCGAGCCAGGCTTGGAAGGGAAGGCGACGAGTAGTGAAAAAGGCGGCTGTGGCTCTGGACGGAGGGGTTGTCTCCGAGCATTTCGGAAGGACGAGGGAGTTTCTGTTCGTCACGATAGAGGACGGCAAGGAGACGAAGCGCGAGCTTCTGGCCCCTCCGGGCGGGGAACATGTTCCCGGGCTCTTCCCCAACTGGGTGAAGAGCATGGGGGCGGATACCGTGGTCGCGGGGGGCATGGGAGCACAGGCGAAGAACCTGTTCCGGTCGTTCGGGATAGAGATCTGCACCGTCCCCCCGATGGACGCCGAAAGCGCCGTGAAGGCCCTGTTGTCCGGCTCGCTCGAGTCCGTCGATAAGGAGTGCGACCACGGGCACGGCCGCACCTGCGGAAAATGAAGATCGCCGTAGCCAGCGGCAAGGGAGGCGCGGGCAAGACCAGCATCGCGGCCTCCCTTGTTCTTGGCAGACCGGGGTCGCTGGCCATGGACCTCGATGTCGAGGAGCCCAACCTGGGGATTTTGCTAGACTTCAAAGGAGGCTCCGAGCGGCCGGTGCTTCAGCCTGTCGCCAGTCTGGACCCGGACCTGTGCTCCGGCTGCGGTCGGTGCGCCCAGGCGTGCGAGTTCGGCGCCCTTGCGTGGTTCGGCTCCGGCCTGCCGGTGATCAACGAGTTTCTCTGCCACGGCTGCGGCGTCTGCCCGCTGGTCTGCCCGACGGGGGCGATGAGCGAGCGCGACCGAGAGGTGGGCAGGATCAGGTCCGGCACCGCCGCCGGCGGGCCCTTCATCGAGGGTCGCCTGAAGGTAGGCAGCGTCAGCACGGTGCACGTAATAGAGGAGACGATGCGCGCCGCCGAGGAGTTCGGCGAGCGCTACTGGATAATGGATGGGCCTCCGGGCGTGTCTTGCCCGGCTGCGACGGTGCTGCGCGCTGCGGATGCGGCGCTGATGGTGGCCGAGCCGACTCCGTTCGGCCTGTCCGACCTGGCGAGCGTGCTGGAGGTGGCGTCGGACCTTAAGAAGCCCGCGGCCGTGGTGGTGAACAAGGCAGGGCTGGGAGAGAGGCCGCTGGACGACCTGTGCAGGCGCTTCTCCGTGGAGGTGCTTGAGAGCTTTCCGTTCAGTCGCGCCGCGGCTGCGACGGGAGCGTTGGGTAAATGTCCGTACAACACCGACGCGGACTGGGCCGCCAGGACGGAAAGGCTATGGCGAGAGATGGAGAGGGTATTCTCATGAGCCCATTCGAGATCGTGATGGTCAGCGGCAAGGGCGGGACGGGAAAGACCACTCTGACCGCGTGCTTCGCCGCGCTGGCCGAGGGGCCGCGTGTGCTGGCGGATGCGGACGTGGATGCGCCGAACCTCGGCATCATCCTGTCGCCCCGAGAGACGGAGAGCCGTCCCTTCTTCGGTATGAAGGTGGCTCACGTGGACGAGGCTCGCTGCACCGGGTGCGGCGAGTGCCTGCGCTTCTGTCGCTTCGGGTCCATCCTGATGAAGGACGGAAAGGCCGTGGTGGACCCGGGCTTCTGCGAGGGGTGCGGCGGCTGTCTGCTGGTGTGCCCGGAGGGGTGCATAGAAAAGAGGGCTTTTCAGCGGGGGGTGCTGAAACGCGGTGAGACGGACTTCGGCCCGATGTGGCACGCGCGCCTTGCGCCGGGGGGAGAGAACTCCGGCATGCTGGTGGCGTTGGTGCGCAAGGAGGCCAGGCAAGAGGCCACTGAGCTGAAAGCGCCGCTGATTCTTGTCGACGGGCCGCCCGGAGTGGGCTGCCCCGCGACGTCCTCCCTCACGGGGGCCGGGCTGGCGGTGCTGGTCGTCGAGCCGTCTCGTTCCGCCCTCGCGGATCTGCGGCGGGTGATCGACCTGTGCGGGACCCTGTCGCTGCCCTTTGGAATAGCTATAAACAGGTGGGACATATCCCCGGTGGTAACGGAGGAGATCCGCTCCGTCTGCGAAGCGGAGGGGTGGCCGATTCTCGGGGCCGTCCCGTTCGACGAGAAGATCACCCGGGCTACGAGCGACGGCCGAATCCCGGTGGAGGAGATGGGGCGACCGCTCGTGGAACTGTGGCGAGCGATTTTACAGAGAGGAAGTGCTAAAAACATGACCAAGATCAAGATAGGAATACCGTCCCTCGGGGCGGAGACGTCCAGCGCGGTCGCGGACCGTTTCGCGCGCGCTCCCTGGTTCGTAGTTGCAGACGAGAGCGGAAAGGTGCTCGAGTCCTTCGAGGGGACTGGTGCCGACGAGGCTCACGGGGCCGCGACTAAGATGCTGACGACCCTCTCGGAGAAGGGGGTCTCCGTGCTGCTGGTTCCGCGCCTCGGGCCTAATGCCATCAATTTCGCCAAGCAGGCGGGGATGAGCGCGTTCTGCGCGGAGGGGCTGACCGTCGCGGACGCATTGGCGAAGCACACGGAGGGCAAGCTCGAGAAACTTCTTTAGTGATTGGTGTAAAATAGGCGCATAAAAAACACTGAAAAGAGGCGAACCTCGTTTTGACACTACCACCAAAAAGCGACAAAAAGGGCATCAAACGAATCTACGCCGTCGGCAGCGGCAAGGGCGGCGTGGGCAAGAGCTCGGTAACGTCCCTGTTGGCTCTGGCGGAATCTCGCCAGGGCAAGAGCGTCGGCATACTGGACGCGGACATCACGGGCCCGTCCATACCCACCTTCTTCGGCCTGAAGAAGTTCCCGTTCGGCAACGCCGACGGGATAGAGCCGCCCGCGACACGCACCGGCATACGGGTCATCTCCATGAACCTGCTGCTGGACGACCCGGCCAAGCCCGTCGTCTGGCGCGGTCCGCTGCTCGGCAGCGCCGTCAGCCAGTTTTTCAACGACGTGCAGTGGGGCGATCTGGACGTGCTCTTCGTCGACCTGCCTCCAGGGACGGCCGACGCTGTGCTGACCGCGATGCAGACTATCCCGCTGGACGGTTTCCTGCTGGTGACGTCACCGCAGGAGCTGGCGTCGCTGGTGGTGCGCAAGGCCGCGAGAATGGCCGAGATGATGGACATCCCGCTGGTTGGCGTGCTGGAGAACATGAGCGAGATTCGCTGCCCTCACTGCGGCGAGCGCATAGAACTGTTCGGAGGCAGCCACTCGGCCGCACTCACGGAGGAGCTGAAGGTCCCCTTCTGGGGAAGCCTCTCCCTGGACCCGCGCCTGGCGGAGCTGGGCGACGCGGGGCGAATCGAGGAGTACGACGACTCGGCAGTCTTCTCCGTGCTGGAGAAGGGCTTGGAGGGGCTGCTGTAGAGGCCTCCTGATCATCGTCGTTCCATAACGGTCATCCCGAGCGTAGCGAGGGATCTCGGTCTGCCGGCGCTGGTCGACCGAGATCCCTCCCTTTTTGCTCCGCTACTTCAACTCGTACGGCCAGGCCATCGCGCCTCCCTCGAGGATCGCAACGTCCTCCCTGTTGTTTCCCCTGAATATCGCCACCGCGTCCCACGCGCGCGCGGAGATCTTGCAGAAGGCAACGACTTCCCTGCCCTCCGGAACCTCGGAGAGACGAGCGCGAAGCTGCCCCAGCGGGATGTTGATGAAGTCGTAGGGCAGACGCCCCTGCTGGTCCAGCTCCTGCGGGGAGCGCACATCAAGCAGAACGGGCGGTTCGCTCTCCTCCATGCGGGCCTTGAGCTCGACAGGGGAGTAGGTCTTCACCAGGCCATCCATCTTGTTCCTGAGGGTATTGGCCGCGTGGGTGGTCGGATCGAGAGCGGTTGCGAAGGGCGGCGCGTAGGCGAAGTCAGCGTCGGCCAGCATGTCCACCGTCATGCCGGAGGAGATGCCCGCGACGATGGAGTCCAGCCTCTTGTCGATCACGCCGTTGCCCATGAACTGGGCGCCTATCACTAATCGCGACCTCCTGTCGGCGACGAGGCGTATGGTCATATCACCCATCCCCGGCATGAAGTGCGGGCGATCCGGCTCCTCCACGATCACGCTGACCGGGTCGAAACCGGCGGCGCGCGCCTGCTCCTCGTTGAGTCCCGTCTTGCCGATGGTCAGGTGAAACAGCTTCAAAATGGCGGTGCCGATGACCCCGGCGAAGCGCGAGGGTAGCCCGGCGATGTTGTCGGCAATCACACGGCCCTGGCGGTTCGCGGTGGAGCCCATAGGCTGCCAGACGGACTTCTCCGTCAGGATGTTCTTGGACTGGACGCAGTCACCCCCCGCGAAGATGAACGGATCACTGGTGCGAAGGCACTCGTCGACCACGATGGTTCCGTTGGCGTGTAGCTCCAACCCAGCCTCTTTGGCAAGAACCGTGTTGGGACGGATCCCGACCGCCATCAGCACCATATCGGCCGGCAGCTCTCGCTTGTCGGTCTTGACGGCCTTGACTACGCCGCCCTCTCCGATTATCTCTACGACCTTCTCGCCGCCGTAGAAGCCCACGCCCTTCTGCTTCAGCACCTTTGCTACCCTAAGGCCGAAGTCCTCGCCTATAAGCGCCGGCAGCGGTGTTGGCTGAATATCGGCCACCGAGACCGAGATGCCTCTGTCGGCCAGCGCCTCCACGACCTCCATGCCGATCAGGCCGCCGCCGATGATCACAGCCGACTTGACGCTGCCCGCATCGATCGCGGACTTCATCGCCATCGCGTCCGGCATCGTCCACAGGGTGAACACCCGGTTCAGGTCCACGCCGGGGATCGGGGGGCGGATGGGCGACGCCCCGGTGGCCAGCACGAGTTCATCGTAGGGGAAGAGGCACTCCTCGCCGGTACCCGTGTTCGTCGCCTTGACCACCTTGTGCTCCTTGTCGATGCGCGTTGCCAGGCAGGATGTGTGAACGGTCACGTTCTTCACGTTGCGGAAAAAGTTGGCGTCGCGCACTATGCCCAGCGGAGTGCAGACCAGGTCCTTGTACTCCTTCACCACGTCGCCCACGAAATAGGGAAAGCCGCACCCGGCGACGCTGAGGTGCTCTCCCCGCTCCAGTATCGTGATCTCGTATTCGGGCGCCAGCCGCGCCAGCCTGGCGGCCGCCTTCGCGCCGCACGCCACCCCTCCTATAATCAGGACCTTCTTCTTGCTCATCTTAATAATCGCCTGCCTTTTAGGGAGTCCGCGGCCGTAAAGTGCGATGTGGTATAGATCATCGCCGCAGCGTGTTGTACCCCCCTATGGTATTGCAAGAAAAGCGATTTGTCTATACCGGTCTTGTGTCATAATAGCCACGTCCAGTATCATGAACATCGTCGATCCATGAGGCCAATTCTTACGCGACCGAAGTGGAGGGAGAGATAGAGGCCCGCTTCGGCGCCTCAAGCATCATAACGACTCATCTTGAGCCGAATTGAGAGCGGCGGCCTGTCTCCGAGACTGCCGGCTGAAGGAGTGTGCGACCGTATGGAAATGAACGCGGCGTATGTCGGAAGGATCCTGGAGCTTCTAGGCGGGAGGGAGAATGTCTGCTCGGTTGCGAACTGCATGACTCGACTTCGTATTCGGCTGAAGGACGCCTCGAGGACGGACGTGGCCGGTCTGAAGGCTCTGGAGGGCGTTCTGGGCGTGGTCGAGGGGGAGACTCTTCAGGTCGTCGTCGGACCGGGAAGGGCGAAGAGGGTCGCGGATATCCTCGTCGGGGAGTTCGGAGTCGCGTGCGGCGGCGCGGCCGTCGGCGACCGGGTGGAGAAGAAGAGGGACGCCAGGCGGGAAGTTAAGAGAGGGCCTTTCAAGACTGCCCTGGAGACTATCGCCGCCATCTTCGTCCCGCTCATCCCGGCGATCATCGCGTCCGGCATCTTCAACGGGCTGGGCGGCCTCCTCGACACAATGCTGAAACAGCAGCTGGTCGCGGGCGCGGGCTGGGAGTTCGGTCGGTCCATCTGCCAGCTCGTCGGAGCCTCTTTCCTAGGCTACTTCGCCATATTCACCGGAGTAAACGCGGCCAGGTGCTTCGGCGCGACGGAGGCGCTGGGCGGCATGACCGGCGCAATGACAGCGGGGGCCCAGATCAACGAGATCTCGCAACTGCTCGGACTTTTCGACCCGGACGTACCGCTCAACTCCATCCTCACCACGGGCAAGGGCGGCGTCATCGGAGTGATACTTGGCGTGTATATTCTTGCCAAGGTGGAGAAGCGTTTGCGAAAGATGGTCCCCAACGTGCTCGACCTGATTCTGACACCGCTTGTCGCGCTTCTCGTCGTCGCGCTGGGCATGGTCTTCGTCGTGATGCCCGTCTCTGGCTACTTCTCGGACTGGCTGGTCGACGCTCTCTCCCTTATCATCAACTCCGGAAGCGCGGCTGTGAGCATAGTCTCGGGCTACGTTCTCGCCGCTCTCTTCCTCCCGATGGTGCTACTGGGGCTGCACCACGGCTTGATCCCCATCTACGCCATCCAGCTTCAGACCTTCGGGGGTGTCTCGTTGTTTCCGGTGCTGGCGATGTCCGGGGGAGGGCAGGTCGGAGCGGCGGCCGCCATCTGGCTGAAGGCGCGAAACACAAAAAACTCCCGAATCCGGAGCGTGATAGCCGGAGCGCTTCCGGCGGGCTTGCTAGGAATCGGAGAGCCTCTTATCTACGGCGTCACGCTTCCAATGGGGAAACCGTTCATAACCGCCGGTCTGGGCGCCGGGTTCGGCGGAGCGTACGTCATGGCGACCGGCGTGATGGCCACGTCGTGGGGGCCGTCCGGGCTGCTGGCGCTTCCCATGATGCAGCCGGGCAGCATGCTGAACTACCTCGCGGGGATTCTGATCTCCTACGTCGGAGGCTTCCTTATAACCTGGATCTTCGTGAAGGAGTCCGATGTGGCCGGTGCGTAGACAGGGCGCGGTCGGAAGGAGGGTTGTGTCAAGAGCCTTTCGCAAAAGTCGAATTCAGACAGTAGCACCTTGAAAATCGGCTCTGCTGTAGCTTACCCATGATATGTGTCAGCTGAGAGAGCGCGTACCGAAGCCGGGCCGCAACAAGCACCAATGCCGCTTTGCTGTCCGGAAAGCTCCCTACTACGTTGGTTTTTCTCCGGATCTCCCTGTTCAAACGCTCAAGAGCGCTTTCCCGTGACTCCTGGGAGAAGATCGCACGAAGCATTCGACCGACTTCTTCCGTCTTGTCCTTGGGAACGTCCTTCAGCGCGTTGCATTCGAAGTGGACGACACACTGCTGCCAGGTTGCTCCGGTAAACCGAGTGTCACATTGTTTCGGTTCAAACCCTATCCACTCAAAATCAGAAGGAGCCTCTTGAAGAGCTTTTTAATGGCGGGGAAACCGGATTTCGACTTCCCAAGGAATATTTGGAATCCCTTGTGTCCCACTGGACGTAAGAAGGAACCTTGTAAAACATCAGCTTGTGCCTAACAGATCGACTTCCTTCTTTGCGAACTACCGAGAATTCCTCGGTAGTTGCCTCCTGAATCAATTCGCCTTCTTCATAGATGTTTTTCAGGTGAAGGGAGATATTGTCCACAGAGCACTGAAACAACCGAGCCATATCTACCTGCGTCATCCACAGAGTTTCGTTGACCAGGCGAACATCTACTTTTGTCAGCCCGTCATCGGTGGCGTATCTGTTTTCGTTGGTCGGAAGGAGTCGCGTACGACGTTGAGCTCGTCGATTATCATTAAGGAGTGTGCAGTATGAAAAAACTCGATCCCGTGACGCCGGGGGAGCTTCTGCTCGAGGAGTTTCTGCAACCGATGGGAATCAGCCGATACCGTCTTGCCAGAGAGATTGGAGTTCCCCCGCAGCGCATCGGGGAGATCGTCGCCGGGAAACGCTCGGTGACAGCGGACACCGACTTAAGGCTGTGCAGGTTTTTCGGGCTGTCCAACGGCTATTGGCTGCGCGCCCAGGCCGCGTACGATACCGAAGTCGCAGAAAGAACGCTGGCCCCTGTACTGCAAAAGATCAGACCCTGGGCGGAGCGTTCGGCGCAGAGGGCTTAGACCCGAGGACGGCGCGGGCTTCCTTTTCGGGACAACAGGCATAAAAACACAGAGCGGGCGGAGCCGTTTCGAGGCCCCGGCCGCTCTTCAATCCGTCCGAAGGGCGCGCGAACACTTGTGTGGTTCCGAACGGGCGTTCCTTTACCTCGTTCAGGTTGTTCAATCGCCGTCTTGTCCCGTCAGATTGTCGCGGAGGAAGACCAGGTGTTCCTCCAGGTTTTCTGGCGTCACTCTCACACCGAATTCCTCGAACTCGTCGTCGATCGGCAGACCGTAAATTCTACGAATTATCGCCCTGCACACCAACGGCGAGTAGTGATGGGCATCCTTGTAGTTAAAATTATTCATGGTCACATCATTGTGGTACATGAAATTCCAGACCTCGCCGAAGACCTCAACCACCCCGGAGATCCACCTTGTGTAATCATCCAGCCTCCCTTCCTCGATTAATAGCCGGAGCAGGTTAGAGCTGACTGGAGTGGTGAATACGATGAACCTCGTGTCCGGGAAGGCTTCTTTCAGCTCGGTGAATGTCGGCCTGAGATCGAGGTATTCGTAGGTTTTGCCGTAGACCTGTTCTCGATATCTAGCTACGTCTGAGGCAACAGAGTTGAGAATAGCATTTTCTGGTCTAGGAATGGGCATTTGTCGTCCGAATATTTTTCTATTACCTCGTTCGTATGCGTCAAGGAGGTCTCTCGTTATAAGATCCCGCTTGATGTTAGAGAGTGAGCGACGAAGAAGAGACATGCTGAACAGAGTTCTATATCGATAGCCGGGCAGAGCCGCGTTTTTTACGTATTCCTCTGGATGAGAGAAGCTCCCGGGGTTTGCTCCGTTCGTTTCGGCAAAACTTAGCCCCAATACCATGGTTATGATGGGTTTTGTGTCCCCCTCAGAAATAAACCGAAGGTACGGCAGGAATTCCGACGACCTCATGCTACTGGTCGAGAAATTAAAGGCATTTCCCGGAACATCTCTTGGGTCAGTATAAGTTACTCGGCTGTTGCCCAAGATTAACGTGTCGTAAGCGTGATTATTGAACGTCAGAAAATTAGTCTTTTGCTGTCGTTCGTCAAAACCGGTCTGATAGCGCCCTATCAGAATCTCATGATCGAAGCACCAGTAGGGGTCCACCATGTAGTTCAATAGGGGGACCGGTACTATGAGAATTACGGCAGCTATGAATATCTGCAAGATCCTCTTCCTGTAAAAGTTCTTCATCCCCCTGGCCCCCATCAGAATTGAAAATACAGGAACTCGGAAATCCGGTCCAGCGAGCAGACGCTCATCGCCAAGATCAATCCTAAAAACATGGCGTGTGCGAGCGTGAGCTTGTTTCGTCTGAAGCGGCTTTGCGTCCATTCGAAGCTGTTGGGCAGAGAGATCACCACCAGGGTGCAGGCGGCAAGCACGAGCACCTGCCACTTGCCCGCGACCAGTGCCCACGTGTTCGGCCATTCGATTTTGACGCCCATTGAGAGGAGGGAATCGCGAAGCCACGGAAACGGCGCCCAGTGCGGAGGTAGAATTGTTCCGTTAAGGCCGACCATGCCGGAGAGTATCTCCCACGACCGGGCGAATGACGTGGACCTAAAGAAGACCCACGCGAAGACGACTGAGAGGAAGGTGGTCAGCCAGTATATTGGAACAAGTATACGGGGGGGGGGTAATCTTCAAAGTGGAAACCATCCTTCTGTAGGTATGGTTGATCACCAGGTAAATTCCGTGAAGCCCGCCCCACACGACGAAGTTCCAGGATGCCCCGTGCCATAGCCCCCCGAGCAGCATGGTGATCATGATGTTGATGTTTCTGCGCACCTTGCCGCAGCGATTCCCGCCGAGAGGGATGTAGAGGTAGTCGCGCAGGAAGGATGAGAGGGTGATGTGCCATCGGCGCCAGAAGTCGCTTATCGACAGAGCCTTGTAGGGGGAGTTGAAGTTGATGGCCAATTCGATGTTGAACAGCCGGCCGAGCCCCACAGCCATGTCCGAGTAGCCGGAGAAGTCGAAGTAGATTTGAAAGGTATAGGATAGAACTCCCCCCCACGCCTCTACCAGGGTCAATGTGTCGCCCGAGTCAAACACAGCCGCGACCCAGGGTGAGAGTGTGTCGGCTATCACGACCTTTTTGAAGAGCCCGAGCGCGAGGAGGGCTATCCCAATGGCAGTGTTGCGGTAGCTCATGCCGAAGGTGCGCAGCCGTCCGAACTGGGGAAGTATATCCTCGTAGCGGACTATGGGCCCCGCTATGAGCTGGGGAAAGAAGGTGACGAAGAGTGCGTACTGGGTGAACACGTGTTCTTTGGCGAGCCCCTTGGAGCAGTCGATCAAGTAGGCGATCTGCTGAAATGTGAAAAAGGAGATGCCAAGCGGCAGGAATATGTCCCGCGCGACCCACTCTCTTCCGAAAATCCAGGCGATGTTCGAGATCATGAAATTCGCGTACTTGAAGTAGGCGATCAGCAGGAGGTTCACCGCTACTCCGCTATAAAGCCATATGTCCCTGCGACGGCCGGAAGATCGCTCGATCAGCCGCCCCCAAGAGTAGTTGAACAGGATGGAGAAGAGGATGAGGAAGAAAAAAGGCGGATTCCAGTAGGAGTAGAAAACGAACGAAGCTACCAGCAGGACAGCCAAAGCGACGTCGATCACACGCGCCCTGCAGGCCAGCCGGAAGAGAATCCAGGTTATGGGCAGAAAGACAAACAGGAACTCGAATGAGTTGAATAA is a genomic window containing:
- a CDS encoding PTS transporter subunit EIIC, producing MNAAYVGRILELLGGRENVCSVANCMTRLRIRLKDASRTDVAGLKALEGVLGVVEGETLQVVVGPGRAKRVADILVGEFGVACGGAAVGDRVEKKRDARREVKRGPFKTALETIAAIFVPLIPAIIASGIFNGLGGLLDTMLKQQLVAGAGWEFGRSICQLVGASFLGYFAIFTGVNAARCFGATEALGGMTGAMTAGAQINEISQLLGLFDPDVPLNSILTTGKGGVIGVILGVYILAKVEKRLRKMVPNVLDLILTPLVALLVVALGMVFVVMPVSGYFSDWLVDALSLIINSGSAAVSIVSGYVLAALFLPMVLLGLHHGLIPIYAIQLQTFGGVSLFPVLAMSGGGQVGAAAAIWLKARNTKNSRIRSVIAGALPAGLLGIGEPLIYGVTLPMGKPFITAGLGAGFGGAYVMATGVMATSWGPSGLLALPMMQPGSMLNYLAGILISYVGGFLITWIFVKESDVAGA
- a CDS encoding FAD-dependent oxidoreductase, with the translated sequence MSKKKVLIIGGVACGAKAAARLARLAPEYEITILERGEHLSVAGCGFPYFVGDVVKEYKDLVCTPLGIVRDANFFRNVKNVTVHTSCLATRIDKEHKVVKATNTGTGEECLFPYDELVLATGASPIRPPIPGVDLNRVFTLWTMPDAMAMKSAIDAGSVKSAVIIGGGLIGMEVVEALADRGISVSVADIQPTPLPALIGEDFGLRVAKVLKQKGVGFYGGEKVVEIIGEGGVVKAVKTDKRELPADMVLMAVGIRPNTVLAKEAGLELHANGTIVVDECLRTSDPFIFAGGDCVQSKNILTEKSVWQPMGSTANRQGRVIADNIAGLPSRFAGVIGTAILKLFHLTIGKTGLNEEQARAAGFDPVSVIVEEPDRPHFMPGMGDMTIRLVADRRSRLVIGAQFMGNGVIDKRLDSIVAGISSGMTVDMLADADFAYAPPFATALDPTTHAANTLRNKMDGLVKTYSPVELKARMEESEPPVLLDVRSPQELDQQGRLPYDFINIPLGQLRARLSEVPEGREVVAFCKISARAWDAVAIFRGNNREDVAILEGGAMAWPYELK
- a CDS encoding DUF5320 domain-containing protein, which encodes MPGRDRTGPLGQGPMTGWGRGFCGRGAYAGAGFFGGRGWRGRGCGWGWGYGRGRGWGTGMPMGGVWQEPMSEAEERAMMEQELAMTEARANELRARLGREGDE
- a CDS encoding 4Fe-4S binding protein; its protein translation is MKIAVASGKGGAGKTSIAASLVLGRPGSLAMDLDVEEPNLGILLDFKGGSERPVLQPVASLDPDLCSGCGRCAQACEFGALAWFGSGLPVINEFLCHGCGVCPLVCPTGAMSERDREVGRIRSGTAAGGPFIEGRLKVGSVSTVHVIEETMRAAEEFGERYWIMDGPPGVSCPAATVLRAADAALMVAEPTPFGLSDLASVLEVASDLKKPAAVVVNKAGLGERPLDDLCRRFSVEVLESFPFSRAAAATGALGKCPYNTDADWAARTERLWREMERVFS
- a CDS encoding HigA family addiction module antidote protein → MKKLDPVTPGELLLEEFLQPMGISRYRLAREIGVPPQRIGEIVAGKRSVTADTDLRLCRFFGLSNGYWLRAQAAYDTEVAERTLAPVLQKIRPWAERSAQRA
- a CDS encoding Mrp/NBP35 family ATP-binding protein — protein: MTLPPKSDKKGIKRIYAVGSGKGGVGKSSVTSLLALAESRQGKSVGILDADITGPSIPTFFGLKKFPFGNADGIEPPATRTGIRVISMNLLLDDPAKPVVWRGPLLGSAVSQFFNDVQWGDLDVLFVDLPPGTADAVLTAMQTIPLDGFLLVTSPQELASLVVRKAARMAEMMDIPLVGVLENMSEIRCPHCGERIELFGGSHSAALTEELKVPFWGSLSLDPRLAELGDAGRIEEYDDSAVFSVLEKGLEGLL
- a CDS encoding 4Fe-4S binding protein yields the protein MSPFEIVMVSGKGGTGKTTLTACFAALAEGPRVLADADVDAPNLGIILSPRETESRPFFGMKVAHVDEARCTGCGECLRFCRFGSILMKDGKAVVDPGFCEGCGGCLLVCPEGCIEKRAFQRGVLKRGETDFGPMWHARLAPGGENSGMLVALVRKEARQEATELKAPLILVDGPPGVGCPATSSLTGAGLAVLVVEPSRSALADLRRVIDLCGTLSLPFGIAINRWDISPVVTEEIRSVCEAEGWPILGAVPFDEKITRATSDGRIPVEEMGRPLVELWRAILQRGSAKNMTKIKIGIPSLGAETSSAVADRFARAPWFVVADESGKVLESFEGTGADEAHGAATKMLTTLSEKGVSVLLVPRLGPNAINFAKQAGMSAFCAEGLTVADALAKHTEGKLEKLL